Genomic window (Candidatus Bathyarchaeota archaeon):
TCAAGTTAGAGATGTCTAACTAAGTTAATATTAGTTTTCTTGGGAGTTAAACCTAAAAAAAGGTATTTTTTCTTGCTGGCTTCTTGAAAGAAGGGAGAGTTTCTCAGATTTTTGAACATGCTTGAGGCTTAGTCAAGATTTCTTGACTAAAAAATCGCCATTTAGTCAACAATTCTTTACGAAAAGGCTTTTACTAGACGCTGAACAAGCAATTGCAATGAATGGTGTGGAAACAGGGGAAATGGACATTATGGCAAAAGCGGTTAGGGCGGTCTGATGTTAGTTCAACGGCTTGAATCTATACAGAAAACAAGCACCAGTTTTGTGCATCCTCAGTACGGCAAGAACTGCATCTCGGCGATACCAAACACTATACTTCACCTGTTTGGGGCAACCAACCAAAAAATACGCTTGCCCCTCGAAGGGTCAGCTGTCCATGATAAGATTAACAAAGTAGTGCTTGTAATTATTGACGGTTTTGGATTCAACAAGTTCCTGAATTATCACAGCGGAGACCGCTTTTTAACTAGCCTCATCGACAAAGGCGAAGTGTATCCCCTCACAAGTGTTTTTCCTTCTCAAACAACCAATGCCCTAACAACCCTAAACACGGCTTTAACTCCTCAAGAACACGGGCTTTTTGAGTACTTTATCTACCTCAAAGAAGTCGGTGTAATTAACGCCATGCAGTTCCAACGCTTAAGCGCTAAAAATCAAAAAGGACTAACCGCCGAAGGCTTTGACCCAAGCATTATGCTGTTGAAGAAACAAACAATCCACAACACCCTGAAAGACAAAGGGGTCAAGAGTTTCGCGCATCTTCGTGCATCCAACGCAGTTAACGCTTGTTCGAAACTAATTTTTCAAGGAAGCAAAATAGTGCCAGCCACGAATGCGTATGAATCAATCGTTAGCTTAAGAAAGAACTTGCAGAAAAACAGTGGTGAGAGCGCCTACTTTTTTTTGCATCTCGATACGCTTGACACTGTTTCTCACGACTATGGTCCCGGAAGCTTCGAGTATTATGCGGAGTTATCTTTGCTGACTCGTTTATTGTACAGGGAGTTAGTGCAAAAGACAGATGCTAAAACTGCCAAAGAAACGCTACTGCTGGTAACCGCTGACCACGGCGGTGTAGACGTGAACCCAAATGAGACAACTTACATCAACCTTTTGCCTAAGTTGTTGAATTTTCAGGTGGGGAAAAACCGAAAACCGATTTTGCCTCTTGGTAGCCCCCGAGAAATCTTTCTGCACATCAAGGAAAGAAAGCTTGTTGAAACAAAGCAATGGCTGATACAAAAAATTGGTCACAAAGCCAAAATCATTGAAACCAGAGAAGTTGCTGAGAAAGGCTTGTTTGGCTTAGACCCTGCAAGGACGGAGATTCTTGAGCGAACAGGCAACCTGATGATTTTGCCCTATGGAGACCAAACAGTTTGGTTTGAGAATCCTGAAGGCAGAAAGATTAGTTATCTTGGGCAGCATGGAGGACTAAGTGAAAAGGAAATGCTTGTTCCTTTTGCGGTGGCACAGCTAAACAGCTTAAAAGACAGCGTACAAAAGAACTGTGCACCAGTCCCAACCGCAACCAATTAAGGTACGGACTAAACACG
Coding sequences:
- a CDS encoding alkaline phosphatase family protein, encoding MLVQRLESIQKTSTSFVHPQYGKNCISAIPNTILHLFGATNQKIRLPLEGSAVHDKINKVVLVIIDGFGFNKFLNYHSGDRFLTSLIDKGEVYPLTSVFPSQTTNALTTLNTALTPQEHGLFEYFIYLKEVGVINAMQFQRLSAKNQKGLTAEGFDPSIMLLKKQTIHNTLKDKGVKSFAHLRASNAVNACSKLIFQGSKIVPATNAYESIVSLRKNLQKNSGESAYFFLHLDTLDTVSHDYGPGSFEYYAELSLLTRLLYRELVQKTDAKTAKETLLLVTADHGGVDVNPNETTYINLLPKLLNFQVGKNRKPILPLGSPREIFLHIKERKLVETKQWLIQKIGHKAKIIETREVAEKGLFGLDPARTEILERTGNLMILPYGDQTVWFENPEGRKISYLGQHGGLSEKEMLVPFAVAQLNSLKDSVQKNCAPVPTATN